DNA from Nymphaea colorata isolate Beijing-Zhang1983 chromosome 4, ASM883128v2, whole genome shotgun sequence:
CAGCAATAGACAGTCATTAAAAAATCCATATCTTTTTATAGACTattcaaaaaattatgaaattttacaggCATAATCTacagaagaagcagaagaatccAAGGAGCTCTTAATCGTTGTTTTCTGACACCAGATCTGACAATGCTGGTCGCGGGAAATTGCTGTAGTTTTTCGATTTTCTAGATACTTGAGCGCAGCGTCCCTCCATTTTTTGCTGTCAAACACCATCCAGTCAGTTCGATCAAATTCTTaggtatttttaaaattctggCTCTGTAATAGACTTCGAATCTCAAACAAGTCGCGCATGAAACGCAACGCATGCACATACTGAATTTCATGACCCCAAATTTTTGATAGCTTTAAAACTGTTTAATTGActttaaattctcaaaaatcCAATTAATGTATCAGATTTTTACCTTATTTTCAAACCTATAAATTTGAACCTTCTAAATTTCATTTGTGAACTGAAACTTCTAAAAGCCGGCCAGATGCTATAAATGGTGTACACTCCCTCCGTATCTCAGTTGAATGTCATTGAAGATGCTGCAGGGGCAGCCAAATCTTGCGGTGTGATCCACGAATCAGAGCGCGATGCTTCACCAAGAGCCTTGTGATGCCTGAAAAGAACAAGCCATCTTTTATGAATGTGTCCAGACTCGCCTCTATACATTCGTGAAGGACAATGATATCACAGCACATGGATTTGACACAATAATGTGTTCCCTTTTGCTGCCTCCCTTTTCACCTCAAGCCACTTTACTTAAATCCAGTAGTCCCTGCCTTCTTCATCATCGGTCTGCACATTATTTTGGATCATATAGTCCCAAAGCTGTTCTTTTGCTTTCAAAAGAGTTTGACGTCGGAGACCCAGACCGACCCAGTTGAACCtctttgaaaattcaattgCAAGATCCAGTTGCCTGTCATTCCTACATCAGACCTGGGTGGGTGAATCAAAATGCCCCTCAGCCAAAAGATTCTAGTTCCATCACTGCATGAACCCTACAGAAGGGGCTTTGGGATCTTTGAGGTTATGTGTTCTACCGAACACATGTTCCGAGCCGCTCGGGTGAGTGGGACCCACCAGCAGGAGGACTCATGGCACGTAGGGGGGCGCAGGCATGTGTTCGGAATGAACAAGCAACTTGGTTTGGCTTGTGCACATGTATCCCTCTGCAACTCATAGCATCAGTCTTGTGCAAAGAGTGATGATCATTGTACATTTTAAATCACGATTGACAAAGCCAGCAACCCTAATTTATCGAACTCCTAAATAATTTCTTCTactctttttgttttattgaggAGGCGATGAGCTCTACTGCAAAGCCTTACTAGGACGATACCATGGGGATTGAGACGGTGGTGTTTGTTTGAGGTGGAACACACAATATAGTGTCTTCAACTCCCTCATAGCCACAATGTCCTGTCGTCAAAGAGTCGTTTGGTAGCAGAAATGCTATGTACGTATCCCATATATTTGATCGAAAAATTgaaacagatttatgaaatttaaTGCATGATGTCTCACCCCAATAGCTGGTGACCAAACTTGTTTACCGGCCAGCTTTCAGTGAAGGTGGTATACTTGGTCCCCTCTTTAGCCGACTCACCCGAAGGAGAAATTaaagcttctttcttttcaccTGCTTCTTCTAGCAAAGTCAAAGAGGCGATCTCAACTTTCTCCTTCACATTGGTGGGTCCTGTGTTCCACAGTCATTTTGTCGACGGTTGGATCATCTTCATATCATAGAAAAATATGTGGCTATGTCCCTTTATGGGCGGCATGCATCATTTTGAGATCAAAGCAAAGAGCTTAAGGAGGAAATATACACTCAACCGACGTATAGCTCTAAAGGGGATGGAGAGAGTTTGGCTCGCCTGGACCAGAGAGTTCTGGTTAGTTGAAGGACGTCACGGTACCATGAAATCCGTCTGCGTGATTAGAAACGCCCTTCAATCTATACAAGTTAATCGTGTAATTTCATAAGATTTCCTGGTATGATTACTGGTCGAACAGGCGAATGGGATCTCCATTTCTCGGACGAAATACAAACTGAATCCGCTTAAGAAGTTTGTTGTACTTAACTTCATATTGTGCTCGATGGCCAAGAAGAAGTGCAGAAAAGTCATTGACGAATGCTGCCGTCGTCAAAGTAGATGAATGGTTCAGGAGTTCGTTTGGAGGACTAGTATATCCAACTTACAATCGAGTTAGATATATTTCCTGACAGTCTGTCAGTTGTTCAACTCAAGTCGTAAAGGCCGTGGCCACTGCTCCCTGCGCTCAAAGCCTGGTGCTGATGCTCATAGAGCCCGAACTATAACTTCCATCTGACAGCGAAGCTCCCACTCTACTATTAAAGTCATAAAATCGATGCAATCAAATATGTGAATGACAAAAGGATTACCTGTggctttgattttgaattcagtTCAAGAGTTTGAGGttcaaaggagaaaaattcagCTGCTCTATCTTCATAGGAAACCGGATGTAATGCAGCAGGCTGCCCATCTTAATTTATACAGCAATATTGGGAGATCCACATCAAGAAACTAACATGCTGGCACATGTCAAACGATTTTCATAACCAGTATTTCCGGTTCTCATGTTACCAAATGCATATTGAAGTTCATCACCATTCTATACATTTAAAAACAGTGGCAGAGACAAGATTGTGTAAAGCGATTGCCCTATTAACAAGGAGATGAAGGTTTTGCCAAAGAACCTATGCAATTTGCAAATCTAATAAAATTCAGATCACTGTTGCGCATATTTTTGATATTTcattaaagaagaaggaatacAAGTAGCCGGCTTTGGATTTGAACAGGCAGTTCTGCCCAGCTTTAGCTTGCGCAAGGAGAGACACaaagaaattaaatggtgaTTATTCATGCTGAGGTTATTAATTTCCCCACTCTAAATTGTCCTTTCACAATAGTTTGCATTACCTCTGTGTCTCCAACAGAGTTAGACTCGATAACAATGTGAAACCATACTGAACATGACATGCATTAACAACAAACGCCCGTGTTTATGAGTTATTACAGCCTATGAAACAGTACAGGCTAAGATTGTCAAAGGGACACACTAAACCCTCCATCAGGGAGTTACCCTGAATGAGTTACAAGCTGAATCAGAGACACTGAACCCTCCATCTACAACAAGGTTGTGTCCGCTGATGTACTTGGACTCATCACCAGCCAAATAGAGTGCAGCTTCTGCCACGTCATCTACCTTAAGAGATAGCCCTTTTAAGTTTGCAAACTGATCAGCCCAACTGTGAATCTCAGCTTCATCACGTCCCATCAAGCGGCTTGAGCCGGGTGTGAACATGACATATGGTGAAATGCAGTTCACTCGGATCCCATTCATGCCCAGTTCTGTGGCCAAACTCTTGGTCAGTCCCACTACTGCATGCTTTGAGGTGCAATAGCCATGGCCACCAAGTCCAGCCATCAGTGAGGCACAGCTTGCCATCAGGATTATGCTGCCCTGCTTTGCTGGGATCATTATCCTTGCAGCATGCTTGGCAGCTAGAAACATACCAACTACATTCACATTCATGATTCCATCAAATTTGGATGCGTCATAGTCCACCAAACTAGGCATGGGATAGTTAGTTTCTGCAATGCCCACATTGCTGAACATAATATCAAGCCTCCCATGCACCTTGACTGCTGTATCAACGGCTCTGCGAATATCATCTTCCTTGGTCACATCACAGTGCACATACTCGGCGACGTGATCTTCTTTTGTACTCAATTCACTGCAAACATGCCGGCCAAGATCGTCCTGGATGTCAGCAATGAATACCTTGGCACCATGGCGATGGAAGAGCTTGGCTACAGCTAGGCCAATCCCACCGGCTGCACCAGTCACTATGGCTACTCTGCCTTTCAGCCTGAAGGTAGGAAAAAATCCAAATGCACTAGATTACTTGAAAAGAATGTACTTTTGAGGAGGAAAGCTTTTACATGAATCGTTCTGCTGGTACGTTTTCAAGTGGATCTAACATCTCCACCATCGATTTCATCTCTCCGATGACATCGTTGCGAGCATGAAATGAAATTGCGTCATATTGAATGTTGGCACcaacaagcaaaaaaagaaacatctaGAAGAGCATCTAAACTGTGAATTGGTTTCAATAACTTGAAATGGAATAGTTAGAGCTGATCAAAGTGGCGCTTTGAATTGGTTCAGCTCGCACCATGTTCATCACAACTCGATTGAACAAGTTAATGAGGTGAACATAAGCCTACTTGTCTGCTGCCCACAGAAATATATACTTTCGTTTATCAAATTAATGCCTTATTTGCCTTCTTTCCATTACCTTTATTTCAAGTTGTAGTCTCATCAACTCAAACCCCACTTGGATTTAAGATTAATTTGTCTTTATATGATCTCCTGTTCACTAAAAATACTCATATCACAACATCGAGCTCGATGATAACTTGAGTTCAAGCTCGCCACATTATATAACATCGAACAGTTCATGAGACAAGCTCAACAAGCTATATACATTGACTATCAAATGATTCAGGCTTGCTTCAAAATGAACGTCAAGATCAGGGTTTGACTTGatctaagaaaataaaaaggcagTGTTGACCTAACCCCCCAAGCTTCAACCGATTCAGGCTTCCCTGCTTCTACTCCCTACCATATTTCTTATACATATGATCCGTGCATTCTACTGTGCGCCAAGGCAAAATGAAATCGCCATTCATTATGGCGTAACAGATGGAATCAGCAAAAGTTTACTCATTAAACAACATATTCTGTGGGTCACGATTTTTGAAGTAAAATCACGATACTGGAAGCCACCAAACTTTGATGCACTGTTGGAGTCGATATTTTCTGCCTCTAGTTTTCCTTTCAAGTCATCCGGGTGACGTGATTCAAACTTATCTCCGTCGACAGATGATGTACAAAACATTCATCCAAATTTGTACACACACAGAAACACGGACAGACCCAAAAATAGTTGTATGTGTTTCGAATCACATCGTATTCTTACAcactgttcttttttctttcttttcagcATCCTCTGCTCAACTTGATCAAACCCTTTCACCAGCCTTTCGCAACATTCCCATGATGAATAATGTTCAAACTAAATGTAATTCCTCAGTTGGCACGATGAGATTCTAAAGAACTTACCTTTGAacaaaaggtggaagaaccGTGTTGCTCATCTCTGCCGACATATCAAGGGGCCTCGAGTCCCTTCCTCCttgtcctcctcctccccctcttccttctcctcctcctcttttatACGTTACACCAGTGCACCagcattcaattttctttcgtTAATACCGATCTTTTTCTCGAGCACGGCATTAACGATTAATAGGTCAGAGGTGGGCAATTCGGTTCTACTATTTAGAAAAATTGTCGGGACGCACCTGACTTGTAATTACTTTCTACAGTTTGCGTTTTTTGGATTGTTCTAGCATcttagcttttttatttttaaagtgcCATTACAGAAGAAAGGTGGtaagtgaagagagagagttctgGCGTACCAGCTCGGGATGAGGGTCGGTAGTCAGCCGGTCTTCGTTTGAATTGTAGATATACGTCAAACATCGTGTGCTctaaaaaggaaaggagagacGGGGGCGCCACGGAAACATGGTGGAGTGAGCAAGAGTTTCCGCAGAATCTAGTACACCAAAATCAAATGCCATATAAAGACCACGCGTTAGTAGAAAAATCAGCGCTTATGGGACGTGGATCTCCCCCGCTCACCCGAAAGGTGGAGAGATTTGCACCATTCCAAAAGCCCACCAACCAACTTGGAGGGAGAGGGAAATGTGAACTTGAGAAggcatttatttaaaaaatatgtctaTACATCAATTCTCACTATTATCATCATTATCTTCATCATGCATAGCACAAGGAGAAGTCAATGCAACAAAGTGGCATTATTTTAATGCCACCGACACCTCCGTTTTGTAGTAAAGTGTATTAGGTATTGGCTTCTGGTGCAATTTGTGACACGGTAGTCATTCTAgccttttgatttttcatgtgcCATTGCAGAAAcaaggtggagagagagaactttaGAGGTGCAACCGGTTGAGACAAGTGTTGGCAGACTAATGCCTCTTCTCAAAACCCGAAGGTTTTTCACTTGACCAACGATTGGTGGCTTGAAGATCACGGTGTGCTCCGGCTTATTGCAACTCCAACAGCCCACGGTTTCTCTACAACAACTTACGACAATCATAGGTGCAAGTGCATCAAACAGTTAGTCTTCATTTTGAATGCTCAATATCAACATCTTGTGCCCCAAAAGATTGTAAGGAGAGGGGAGGTCACCAAAGACACACATGGTGGAGAGAGACTTTTTGACAAACTTGGTGCAAGATGAAGGTTGGTAAACTGCTAGTCTTCATTTTATGTGTTGGAGGTGTCAACAGCACATAAAGGAAAGAATCACTAACCTAATGAGTGGGCAGTGGGCACCCTTTCGCTCTAAAAACAAGCAATGCATCATATGGGAATAAGGGGTTCTCTGTAGAACCATAGAATTGTGTCTCTACAAGACACGTTCTTACCCTCCCACTCACCCCGGATTTACAACATTGAAAAAGCCAACCAACCCGGGTTGGGTGGAGAGACAGGGAGGTGTGAAATTGCGGAAGCATTTATTTaaagatataaaatttatttcttcattttttctttattgatgttttattaAGAGTAGGATGGttcttttaaatatgttttaGCACTCACTGTTCATCAGACATGTACCCatgtattatttgtttatataagCTGAGCAGTTATGCAAATTACTCTACTCATTATATTCAGTCTTTAAATATCGTCTAAATTGACTATAACGCCATCGAATGCAGTCTACTGCATTGGCTTCTATGTTTCCTGATAGAGTAACTGGCATTAAATATGGCCACTAAGTTGTATTGGTTTGTTcacattgttcttcttcttgttaaTAGTCAATCATCAAATGAGAATCATCATTATGGTCATCGTGATTATATGGTAAAATTTGAAACTCCAATAGTTAGAGTGAGACAATATCGTTATAATACCAGTTTCACATCATTTTTGGGTGAGTGAGGGAAACCCACTATCCGACAGAACCCAAGTTGTCATCTAACCTCAAAGTGCTGCCGTCACTGCACTTCAATTTGCATAttaatgacttttttttttataaaaatatgaagGTGATGTTTCTAACACTTTAAAATAGAAACTAACTGCCTATCAACTACTGTTGCCTACAACCTGCAAAAGTAAATTTATACGCTTAAAACATAATtgaagaaatttttattttttgggtgtacttttttgcttataattttgaaaaaacaaacaccctttgcaatttttttaatgaaaattacCTTTTGACGAAACCTGCCAATTCGTAAATTCTCCTTTGATTAACTTaagaaataaaagttttaaactGCCATCCATCATTAGAttacatttttattgttttagttatttttcatttgtccAAATTAACGAGCATTTACTTCAAAAATTGTTGACAAGCTTTATGAAAACAAAAGTGCAACCCTATGGGAAAAACTATAAAAGTTAACTTGCTAGAACTTATAaacaaaaagtaggaaaaaaattatttaatttatagacttttcaaaagaaagCCTTGATAAGATTTCATATCAACTAGCGCAAAGAGTTCCAAAACAATTCCAGAATAACGCCAAGGAGAACTAAAGTCAATCCAATACAGTGGCTCCATTTAATGCCACCACCATCAGCATGTTCTAGTGGAAAGCGCATTAAATGTTGGGTTCTGGTGCAATTTTTTATGTCACGTTGGTGACCATATATAATTAATGTTCAATATTTTACGCACATATACATGAATACTTCAGAAATCATCtattttacacacacacacacacatatatatataccgtCCAGTCAGTTCGATCAGTTCGATCAAATTCTTAGGGATTTTTAAAATTCTGGCTCTGTATTAGACTTCGAAGGCTCAAATGTAGAAGTCTGAAAATAAGTCGCGCATGAACCACAACGCATGCACATACTGAATTTCATGACCCCAAATTGTTGATAGCTTAAAAACTGTTTAATTGGCTTTAAACTCTCAAAAAGTCCAATTAATGTATCGGATTTTTACCttattttcaaaactataaATTTGAGCCTTCTAAATTTCATTTGTGAACTGAGACTTCTAAAAGCCGGCCAGATGCTATAAATGGTGCGGACCCCGTACTTCATGACTCAAATAATATCCTGTGCTATGAATGTGTCCAGACTCGCCTCTATCCATTCGTGAAGGACAATGATATCACAGCACATGGATTTGACACAATAATGTGTTCCCTTTTGCTGCCCCCCTTCTCTCCTCAAGCCACTTTACTTCAATCCAGTAGTTCCTTCCTTCTTCATCACCGGACACTACGGATCATATTGTCCCAAAGCTGTTCTTTTGCTTTGAAAAGAGTTAGACGTCCGACGGGCCGAGACCAAGACCCAGTGGTGGAGCtacattgtggctggtgtgaGCCTTTTCGAAAATTGGTGCAAGATCCAGTTGCATGTGGTTCCTACATTAGACCTGGGTCACTGAATCAACATGCCCCTTAGCTAAAAAATTCTTGTTCCGTCACTGCATAAACCCTGCAGAAGCCGCTTTCGGATCTTTGAGGTTATGTGTTCTACCGAACACATGTTTCGAGCCGCTCGGGTGAGTGGGACCCACCAGCAGGAGGACTCATGGCACGTAGGGAGGCGCGGGCATGTGTTCGGAATGAACAAGCAACTTGGTTTGGCTTGTGCACATGTATCCCTCTGCAACTTCAAGTTGTACATACACTTATAGCATCAGCCTTGTGCAAAGAGTGATGATCGTTTTACATTTTAAATCACGATTGACAAAGCCGGCAACCCTAATTTATCAAACTCTTAAATAATTTCTTctattccttttgttttattgagGAGGCGATGAACTCTACTGCAAAGCCTTACTTGGACAAAACCAAGGGAATTGAGACGGTGGTGTTTGTTTGAGGTGGAACACACAATATAGTGTCTTCAACTTATAGAAAAACAGAGTAGGAGCAgagcaaacacaaaatataacgtggttcagcttaagaaagcctacgtccacggtgAGAAAACACGCCAAGAGAGTTCCTTTTCTTATTGATTAGTACAGATGGCGTGAAGGGTATATATAGCGTTAAGGATCTAAGCTATAAGGCAGTTTGCTACTGcctttgttacaaaagatttCTTCCTTGTCCTGCCAAGATTTGGTTTCCTTGTTTTCAGAATCTTCCCTTATCGCTGTGATAGTTGCAACAACATCGTTGCCATCTTTATTGCTAACCAAAAGATTAGGACGTTGGCTGTTATGTAACTGATCTTCTCTATCTGTGATGATCTCCTTTCCATAATTGctaacactccccttcaaacTAGGCCGTGGAACAAGGCCGAGTTTGTTTCGTAAGTTGTTGAAGACTTGCTTGGCTAGACTTTTGGTAAAGACGTCCGCAATCTGATTTTTGGAACagataaattttgttgcaaGCTGTTTTTGAGCAACACGTTCTCGAAcatagtgaaaatcaatttgaatgtgCTTGCTTCTTCCATGAGCTACAGGGTTTGCTGCCATAAAGAGGGAACttttattatcacaatatagcAAGGGAACCTTATCTATTCGAATCCCTATGTCTTTCATTAGGAACTGAACCCATGTAAGCTCTGCTGCTGTCGACGCCATGACTcggtactcagcctcagcactggatcgaGAAACAGTATTTTGTTTCTTGGCACTCCAAGTAATGCAATTAGCACCAAGGTATATACAGAAACCGGTGGTTGAGCGTCTGGTATGGgagcaacctgcccaatctgaatctgaaaaggCATATATATCCAAGGTactttgcttcaaaatttgaagcccAAAATGTAGAGTTCCTTTCACATAACGCAAAATACGTTTAACCATTTGAAAGTGAGAGTGTAACggggcatgcataaattggctgaTGTAATTGACGGCAAACGAGATGTCCGGACGAGTAAGACAAAGATACTGAAGTGAACCAACAACTTGCCTGTAGAAGGTAACATCATCAAAAGTCTTATCTTCTGCTTGtagtttatgtatttttgtaCTCATAGGAGTATTACAAGGCTTAGAGTCTTCCATCTTAGCCTTTTCCAAAATATCCTTTGCATACTTTGTTTGACAAAGTATGAGGCCCTGATTTGTCCAAGCAACTTCAACGCCTAAAAAATAAGTTAGGCGACCAAGATCCTTAACAGGAAACTCACTGCAGAAAGTATCAACGAATTTTTGCAAGGCTAAAGAGCAGCTTCCCGTTagaatcatatcatcaacatatattaaaagTATGAGAGTAACAGGTCCTTGATGCAAGGTGAACATGGAGGGATCGGCAAAACTGATAGAAAACCCATAATCAAGGAGAAAAGTACTTAACCTGGCATACCATGCTCGTGACGCCTGCTTCAAACCATATAAGGCTCGCTGTAATTTGCAGACATGATCAGGTTTGGATTCATCTATGTATCCAGGGGGTTGCCGCATGTACACGTCTTCACGAATCATCCCAtgcaagaaagcatttttaatatCCAGCTGTCTAAGAGCCCATCCTTTAACAAGAGCAACAGTGATAACCATTCGAACCGTGGTTTGTCGCACAACCGGAGAAAAAGTCTCATGAAAATCTATACCCTCTTTTTGAGAGAATCCCCgagcaacaagtctggccttcAGTTTGTCTAGGGTCCCGTCGGATTTTAACTTGGTTttaaacacccatttggatccaaccaagttcATCGTGTGGTCATAAGGAACTAAAACCCAAGTTCTATTTTCAATGAGAGCCTTCATCTCATCGTCCATAGCTTTCTTCCATCCAGCGTGATGCAAAGCTTGATTGACATTAgtgggttgtttgggaatgttCTCATATAAGATATGAAGATTAGCATACCTTGGATTAGGTTTATATGTCCCCACCATAGATCTGGTGGTCATGGTTCTCACAGGACTAGCGATAGAATCCATAGAAGTCTGAGTTGGAACATTTGCTTCAGGGCATGCAAGGTGGTCTGTCTCCAGTGGCACATTATTGACGTCCTCATGTTGATCCATATGAGTAGACCTATCTGAACTTATATGATTGACTGCTGGCTGTTCTTGGGCAGTGTCAAGAGGCGTTCCAGCACAAGACTGTATGAGAATGTCTTGAGAGTGGCCAGCATTTTGTTCATAAATAGTAGGCTGATCATCAACTACGGTGGATGGGGAATGTGCCACTGATTTTTGACTGTGTGAATCATGCAACTCAGTCCATtcatcaaaagaaattaaatccGGAGTTAGTCCATGTCC
Protein-coding regions in this window:
- the LOC116252358 gene encoding secoisolariciresinol dehydrogenase-like isoform X2; amino-acid sequence: MSAEMSNTVLPPFVQRLKGRVAIVTGAAGGIGLAVAKLFHRHGAKVFIADIQDDLGRHVCSELSTKEDHVAEYVHCDVTKEDDIRRAVDTAVKVHGRLDIMFSNVGIAETNYPMPSLVDYDASKFDGIMNVNVVGMFLAAKHAARIMIPAKQGSIILMASCASLMAGLGGHGYCTSKHAVVGLTKSLATELGMNGIRVNCISPYVMFTPGSSRLMGRDEAEIHSWADQFANLKGLSLKVDDVAEAALYLAGDESKYISGHNLVVDGGFSVSDSACNSFRVTP
- the LOC116252358 gene encoding secoisolariciresinol dehydrogenase-like isoform X1, yielding MSAEMSNTVLPPFVQRLKGRVAIVTGAAGGIGLAVAKLFHRHGAKVFIADIQDDLGRHVCSELSTKEDHVAEYVHCDVTKEDDIRRAVDTAVKVHGRLDIMFSNVGIAETNYPMPSLVDYDASKFDGIMNVNVVGMFLAAKHAARIMIPAKQGSIILMASCASLMAGLGGHGYCTSKHAVVGLTKSLATELGMNGIRVNCISPYVMFTPGSSRLMGRDEAEIHSWADQFANLKGLSLKVDDVAEAALYLAGDESKYISGHNLVVDGGFSVSDSACNSFRVTP